The following coding sequences are from one Achromobacter sp. B7 window:
- the cadR gene encoding Cd(II)/Pb(II)-responsive transcriptional regulator has protein sequence MRIGELATAAGTTVETVRYYEKEGLLPAPDRGLNNYRSYGQAHLERLRLIRNCRALDMTQDEIRAILSLADNHQKGCGPINELFDEHISHVDERIAELLQLKAQLTELRQRCLSARPDTDDCGILHGLSEMQVEERQERHTHLG, from the coding sequence ATGCGAATCGGCGAATTGGCGACGGCGGCCGGCACTACGGTCGAAACCGTGCGTTATTACGAAAAAGAAGGCCTGCTGCCCGCGCCCGACCGCGGGCTTAACAATTACCGCAGTTACGGCCAGGCCCATTTGGAACGTCTGCGCCTGATCCGCAATTGCCGGGCGCTGGACATGACGCAGGACGAAATCCGCGCGATCCTGTCCCTGGCCGACAACCACCAGAAGGGTTGTGGCCCTATTAATGAGCTGTTCGACGAACACATCTCGCATGTGGATGAACGCATCGCCGAGCTTCTGCAACTGAAAGCCCAACTGACCGAATTGCGCCAGCGTTGCCTGTCTGCGCGCCCGGATACGGACGATTGCGGCATCCTGCACGGCTTGTCCGAAATGCAGGTGGAAGAGCGCCAGGAACGGCATACGCATCTCGGGTGA
- a CDS encoding nitroreductase, producing the protein MTATTPTATPLHALTSRRSFKFLRAPAPKPDELEQILQAAMSAPDHGALRPWRFVVIQGEAIGKLADVALDAVKRSGDPRMTPEKEKSVREWMASVPLFIGVAQKIAHGNTKIPEHEQLLATGCAVMNILNATHMLGYAAFWSTGVGTYVEDVQNALGLDSLDYRFLGYLAIGTPGCAVPPANRPDFREFVSEWTGPV; encoded by the coding sequence ATGACTGCCACCACCCCCACCGCCACCCCGCTGCACGCGCTGACCTCGCGCCGTTCCTTCAAGTTCCTACGCGCGCCGGCTCCCAAGCCGGACGAGCTGGAACAGATCCTGCAAGCCGCCATGTCGGCGCCCGATCACGGTGCGTTGCGCCCGTGGCGCTTTGTCGTGATTCAAGGCGAGGCCATCGGCAAGCTGGCGGACGTAGCGCTGGATGCCGTCAAGCGCAGCGGCGACCCGCGCATGACGCCCGAGAAAGAAAAGTCGGTGCGCGAATGGATGGCCAGCGTGCCGCTGTTTATCGGCGTGGCGCAGAAAATCGCCCACGGCAACACCAAGATCCCCGAACACGAACAATTGCTGGCCACCGGCTGCGCGGTGATGAACATCCTGAACGCCACGCACATGCTGGGCTACGCCGCGTTCTGGAGCACCGGCGTGGGCACCTACGTTGAAGACGTGCAGAACGCCCTGGGGCTGGATTCGCTGGACTACCGCTTCCTGGGTTACCTGGCCATCGGCACGCCGGGTTGCGCCGTGCCGCCGGCCAACCGCCCGGACTTCCGCGAGTTCGTCTCGGAGTGGACCGGGCCCGTCTAA
- a CDS encoding sigma-70 family RNA polymerase sigma factor, translating to MSSTARPSEHSPTELYQAHHSWLQEWLRRRLGCRHDAADLAHDTFVRVLAGRHTDTIREPRAFLTTLAQRTLFSFWRRRELERAYLDSLSAMPQASAPSEESRAQVIDALMHIDRALQRLPPKARQAFLYSQLDELSYSEIAARIGTSVMTVRRYMKQAITLCVTVRLSA from the coding sequence ATGTCCTCCACCGCGCGGCCCTCGGAGCATTCTCCTACCGAGTTGTATCAAGCGCATCACTCCTGGCTGCAAGAGTGGCTTCGGCGCAGGCTGGGATGCCGCCATGATGCCGCCGATCTGGCGCACGATACTTTCGTGCGAGTGTTGGCTGGCCGGCATACCGACACCATCCGCGAACCTCGCGCCTTCCTGACCACGCTGGCCCAGCGCACGCTGTTCAGTTTTTGGCGTCGCCGCGAACTGGAACGCGCGTATCTGGATAGCCTGAGCGCCATGCCGCAAGCCAGCGCACCCAGCGAAGAATCCCGCGCCCAGGTGATCGACGCGTTGATGCACATCGACCGCGCATTGCAACGCCTGCCGCCCAAGGCGCGCCAGGCCTTCCTGTACAGCCAGCTTGATGAACTGAGCTATAGCGAGATCGCAGCGCGCATCGGCACGTCGGTGATGACGGTGCGCCGCTATATGAAGCAGGCCATCACGCTGTGCGTGACGGTGCGTCTGTCTGCATGA
- a CDS encoding FecR family protein, with the protein MTSPMQQLPADLQSAVDWMVLLSSGSVPRADRARFEQWKTSDPRHEAAWETVNAAVKDPFATLADVEQRQAAGAALLTAPGRRRALRNALAVALAAGGMAALVDRQIPLRTLTADLRTGTRERRTYTLPDGSELTLNARSAVDVDFSAGVRLVRLAAGAVYARVAPDAARPFIVATRDGEVQALGTVFSVAREAEACVASVVEHSVEVRAAGQRRILQAGQGLRFDSRGLGSPDHALRDAAAWHAGMLVVHDRSLGEVVDALRPYRRGIIRITPAAARLRVLGAFPLDDTDRSLESLRQTLPISVSSLGGWFVGIDVVPRAS; encoded by the coding sequence ATGACGTCCCCCATGCAGCAGTTGCCCGCCGACCTGCAATCGGCCGTGGACTGGATGGTGCTGCTGTCCTCCGGTAGCGTGCCGCGCGCCGACCGGGCGCGTTTCGAACAATGGAAGACGTCCGATCCCCGGCACGAGGCGGCCTGGGAAACTGTCAACGCCGCCGTCAAAGACCCCTTTGCCACGCTGGCCGACGTTGAGCAGCGGCAAGCTGCCGGCGCGGCCTTGCTTACCGCGCCGGGCCGGCGCCGGGCGTTGCGTAATGCGTTGGCCGTGGCGCTGGCCGCGGGCGGTATGGCGGCGCTGGTTGACCGCCAGATTCCCCTGCGCACGCTGACCGCCGACTTACGCACGGGCACCCGCGAACGCCGTACCTATACCTTGCCGGACGGCAGTGAGCTGACGTTGAACGCGCGGTCGGCCGTGGACGTGGATTTCAGCGCGGGCGTGCGTCTGGTGCGCTTGGCGGCGGGCGCGGTCTATGCGCGGGTGGCGCCAGATGCGGCGCGCCCCTTCATCGTTGCCACCCGCGATGGCGAAGTGCAGGCGCTGGGCACCGTCTTCAGCGTGGCGCGCGAGGCTGAGGCATGCGTCGCCAGCGTGGTCGAACACAGCGTCGAGGTGCGCGCGGCGGGCCAGCGCAGGATCCTGCAAGCGGGGCAGGGCCTGCGCTTTGATTCGCGTGGCCTGGGCTCCCCGGACCACGCCCTGCGGGACGCCGCCGCGTGGCACGCAGGCATGCTGGTCGTTCATGACCGGTCCTTGGGCGAAGTGGTCGATGCGCTGCGGCCGTACCGACGCGGCATCATCCGGATAACGCCGGCGGCCGCGCGGCTGCGGGTACTGGGCGCGTTTCCGTTGGACGACACCGACCGCTCGCTGGAATCGTTGCGGCAGACCTTGCCCATCAGTGTCAGTTCGCTGGGCGGCTGGTTCGTCGGTATCGACGTGGTGCCTCGCGCGTCCTGA
- a CDS encoding TonB-dependent siderophore receptor: MFHRPPLRPLAAALFIALTLPTAYAQTTPAAASARAVLHFDLPAAALGDTLTRIARQSGRAVSVDPVLVAGRNAPAIVGDFTAEDAVRRVLAGSGLELAVTANGTLSARRVVEGTTVLEPVRVTGSLESPTGHVDGYVAQRAMSGTKTDTALIETPQSVSVVTSDQIRIIKAASVADALGYTPGVSAQSPAFSRMVDDLMLRGFNVAAGNSGQLRDGLKLQSSVYDGGQEPYGLERVEVLRGASSVLYGQLSPGGVVNTVSKRPTADTLRELNVEAGSYGRRQVSGDFAGELSEDGAWTYRLTGLARNADNWVDHVPDDRTYLAPALTWQPSAATSLTLLASYQRIRTRFAAPMPAANTLNGQVPRDLFIGEPDFDRYDTDTYTVGYLFEHAFNDRVKLRQSARYFTADGKWDYLSFGALQANGQTLRRGVVSRDEHSYGVATDTSLELKLDGGALQHTVLAGLDYYRSGYDSHRHAGTVAPLANIYNPVYGAVPIINTAADYGINTRGDSLGLYLQDQIKIQDKWVLVLGGRQDWANTDQKSYTTGATTRLRDTATTGRVGLVYVADNGLAPYASASQSFAPTVGVDRAGNAFKPTKGTQFELGLRYEPPGGNMLYSAAVYDLTQTNALTSDPTDATYSVQSGRARSRGLELEAKARLGAMNLTASYAYTDARTTRSTVPSLVDQRIALVPLHSASVWADYNLSAIGVTGLTVGAGVRYASSTNLPGYPANVPGQFLVDAMTAYDFGALDPSMSGLSLTVNARNLFNRGYLACAGTTGCRYGEPRTLYATLSYRW, from the coding sequence ATGTTTCATCGTCCCCCGCTGCGGCCGCTGGCCGCCGCGCTGTTCATTGCCCTGACCCTTCCCACGGCGTATGCCCAGACGACGCCGGCCGCCGCGTCGGCCCGGGCCGTCCTGCATTTTGATTTGCCGGCGGCCGCGCTGGGCGACACGCTGACCCGCATCGCGCGCCAGAGCGGCCGCGCGGTGTCCGTCGACCCTGTCTTGGTAGCCGGCCGCAATGCGCCGGCTATCGTGGGCGATTTCACGGCGGAAGACGCCGTGCGGCGTGTGCTAGCCGGCAGCGGGTTGGAGTTGGCCGTAACGGCCAACGGCACCCTGAGTGCCCGCCGCGTAGTCGAAGGCACCACGGTGCTTGAGCCCGTGCGGGTCACCGGGTCGCTGGAGTCTCCCACCGGTCACGTTGACGGCTACGTGGCGCAGCGCGCCATGTCCGGCACCAAGACCGATACCGCGCTGATCGAAACACCGCAATCGGTGTCGGTCGTTACCAGCGACCAGATCCGCATCATCAAGGCGGCTTCGGTGGCGGACGCCTTGGGCTACACGCCGGGCGTGTCGGCGCAATCGCCCGCGTTCAGCCGCATGGTGGACGACCTGATGCTGCGCGGCTTCAACGTGGCGGCCGGCAACTCGGGGCAGCTGCGCGACGGCCTGAAGCTGCAATCCAGCGTCTACGATGGCGGTCAAGAGCCCTATGGGCTTGAACGTGTTGAAGTGCTGCGCGGCGCATCGTCCGTGCTGTATGGGCAGTTGAGCCCGGGTGGCGTGGTCAACACGGTCAGCAAGCGGCCAACGGCCGACACGCTGCGCGAACTGAACGTAGAGGCCGGCAGCTACGGCCGCCGCCAGGTGTCGGGCGACTTCGCCGGCGAGCTGTCTGAAGACGGTGCATGGACCTACCGTTTGACCGGCCTTGCCCGCAATGCCGACAACTGGGTGGATCATGTGCCCGACGATCGCACGTATCTGGCGCCCGCGCTGACATGGCAGCCTTCGGCGGCCACCTCGCTGACCCTGCTGGCCAGCTATCAGCGCATCCGCACGCGCTTTGCCGCGCCGATGCCCGCGGCCAATACCTTGAACGGCCAGGTGCCGCGCGACCTGTTCATCGGCGAGCCCGATTTCGACCGCTACGACACCGACACCTACACGGTCGGCTATCTGTTCGAACACGCCTTCAACGATCGCGTAAAACTGCGTCAAAGCGCCCGCTACTTCACGGCGGACGGCAAGTGGGACTACCTGAGTTTTGGCGCGTTGCAGGCCAACGGCCAGACCTTGCGCCGCGGCGTCGTCAGCCGCGACGAACATTCTTACGGCGTTGCGACCGATACGTCGCTGGAACTGAAGCTGGACGGAGGAGCCCTCCAACACACGGTCCTGGCTGGCCTGGACTACTACCGCAGCGGCTACGATTCGCACCGTCATGCGGGAACGGTGGCCCCGTTGGCGAACATATACAACCCCGTCTACGGCGCGGTTCCCATCATCAACACCGCTGCCGATTACGGGATCAATACGCGCGGCGATTCGCTGGGCCTGTACTTGCAAGACCAGATCAAGATCCAGGACAAATGGGTGCTGGTGCTGGGCGGCCGCCAGGATTGGGCCAATACCGACCAAAAGAGCTACACCACCGGCGCCACCACGCGCTTGCGAGATACCGCCACGACGGGTCGCGTCGGCTTGGTCTATGTGGCCGACAACGGCTTGGCGCCATACGCAAGCGCCAGCCAGTCGTTCGCGCCCACCGTGGGTGTGGACCGGGCGGGCAACGCCTTCAAGCCCACCAAAGGCACGCAATTCGAACTGGGCCTGCGCTATGAACCGCCGGGCGGCAACATGCTTTACAGCGCCGCCGTCTACGACCTGACGCAGACGAATGCGCTGACCAGCGATCCGACCGACGCCACGTATTCCGTGCAAAGCGGGCGGGCCCGATCACGCGGCCTGGAACTGGAGGCCAAGGCGCGCCTGGGCGCCATGAACCTCACCGCCAGCTACGCTTACACCGATGCGCGCACCACGCGCAGCACCGTGCCCTCGCTGGTGGATCAGCGTATCGCGCTGGTGCCGCTGCACAGCGCTTCGGTCTGGGCCGATTACAACCTGAGCGCCATCGGCGTGACCGGTCTGACCGTCGGCGCGGGCGTGCGCTACGCCAGTTCGACGAACCTGCCCGGCTATCCCGCCAACGTGCCGGGGCAATTCCTGGTCGACGCGATGACGGCTTACGACTTCGGCGCCCTGGATCCGTCCATGTCAGGGTTGTCGTTGACGGTGAACGCGCGCAACCTTTTCAACCGCGGGTACCTGGCGTGCGCCGGCACGACAGGGTGCCGTTATGGTGAGCCGCGCACGCTGTATGCCACCCTGAGCTATCGCTGGTAA
- a CDS encoding 3-methyl-2-oxobutanoate dehydrogenase (2-methylpropanoyl-transferring) subunit alpha, which translates to MSQYGPLKLHVPEPTGRPGCKTDFSYLHLSPPGEVPKPPIDVAPVDTGALAYSLVRVIDDDGRAVGPWAPEISNDLMRAGMRAMLKTRIFDGRMLTAQRKKKISFYMQSLGEEAIGSAHALALEQGDMCFPTYRQQSILLSRDVSLVTMMCQLMSNERDPLKGRQLPVMYSDRPNGFFTISGNLATQFIQAVGWAMASAIKGDTRIASAWIGDGATAEADFHTALTFAHVYRAPVILNVVNNQWAISTFQAIAGGEGATFAGRGVGCGIASLRVDGNDFLAVYSASRWAAERARRNLGPTLIEWVTYRAGPHSTSDDPSKYRPGDDWAHFPLGDPIERFKKHLIGLGIWSDAEHDAVRAELDAEIVAAQKEAESYGTLVDGHVPSAASIFEDVYKDMPEHLRRQRQQLGV; encoded by the coding sequence ATGAGCCAGTATGGGCCGTTGAAGTTGCACGTCCCCGAGCCTACAGGGCGTCCGGGTTGCAAGACCGACTTTTCCTATCTGCATCTATCGCCGCCCGGCGAGGTGCCCAAACCCCCCATTGATGTTGCCCCGGTCGATACCGGCGCGCTGGCGTACAGCCTGGTGCGAGTGATCGACGACGACGGCCGCGCGGTCGGGCCATGGGCGCCCGAGATCAGCAACGATCTGATGCGCGCCGGCATGCGGGCCATGCTGAAGACGCGTATCTTCGACGGGCGCATGCTGACGGCCCAGCGCAAGAAGAAGATTTCGTTCTACATGCAAAGCCTGGGCGAGGAAGCCATCGGCTCCGCTCACGCGCTGGCCCTGGAACAGGGCGACATGTGTTTTCCCACCTATCGCCAGCAAAGCATCCTGCTGTCGCGCGATGTGTCGCTGGTGACGATGATGTGCCAGCTGATGTCCAACGAGCGCGACCCGCTCAAGGGTCGCCAGCTGCCGGTCATGTATTCCGACCGACCCAACGGCTTTTTCACGATTTCCGGCAACCTGGCCACGCAGTTCATCCAGGCGGTGGGCTGGGCGATGGCGTCGGCCATCAAGGGCGACACCCGCATCGCCTCGGCCTGGATCGGCGACGGCGCCACCGCCGAAGCCGACTTCCACACCGCGCTGACCTTCGCGCACGTGTATCGCGCGCCGGTCATCCTGAACGTGGTGAACAACCAGTGGGCCATTTCGACGTTCCAGGCGATTGCCGGCGGCGAAGGCGCCACCTTCGCCGGGCGCGGGGTGGGCTGCGGCATTGCGTCGCTGCGCGTGGACGGCAACGATTTCCTGGCGGTGTATTCCGCCTCGCGCTGGGCCGCCGAACGCGCCCGCCGCAACTTGGGCCCAACCCTGATCGAATGGGTGACCTACCGCGCCGGCCCGCACTCGACTTCCGACGACCCTTCCAAATACCGGCCTGGCGATGACTGGGCGCACTTTCCGCTGGGCGACCCGATCGAACGCTTCAAGAAGCACCTGATCGGGCTTGGCATCTGGTCCGACGCAGAACACGACGCCGTGCGCGCCGAGCTCGACGCCGAGATCGTTGCGGCCCAAAAGGAAGCGGAAAGCTACGGCACCCTGGTGGACGGCCACGTCCCCAGCGCCGCCAGCATCTTTGAAGACGTCTACAAGGACATGCCGGAGCATCTGCGCCGGCAGCGCCAGCAGCTCGGAGTCTGA
- a CDS encoding alpha-ketoacid dehydrogenase subunit beta has product MAIDNNAGPASAPMTMIQALRSAMDVMLERDNNVVVFGQDVGYFGGVFRCTEGLQTKYGSSRVFDTPISEGGIVGVAVGMGAYGLRPVCEIQFADYFYPASDQIVSEAARLRYRSVGEFIAPMTIRMPCGGGIYGGQTHSQSPEAMFTQVCGLRTVMPSNPYDAKGLLIASIENDDPVIFLEPKRLYNGPFDGHHDRPVTPWTGRPGSVVPTGYYTVPLDTAAIVRPGNALTVLTYGTTVYVSLTAAEETGIDAEVIDLRSLWPLDLETIVNSVKKTGRCVVVHEATRTCGYGAELIALVQEHCFHHLEAPVERVTGWDTPYPHAQEWAYFPGPRRVGEAFKRAMEV; this is encoded by the coding sequence ATGGCAATCGATAACAACGCTGGTCCGGCCTCGGCGCCGATGACCATGATCCAGGCTTTGCGCTCGGCCATGGATGTGATGCTGGAGCGTGACAACAACGTGGTGGTGTTCGGACAGGACGTCGGCTATTTCGGTGGCGTGTTCCGGTGCACCGAAGGCCTGCAAACCAAGTACGGCAGCTCGCGCGTGTTCGACACGCCCATTTCCGAAGGCGGCATCGTCGGCGTCGCCGTCGGCATGGGCGCCTACGGCTTGCGGCCCGTTTGCGAAATCCAGTTCGCGGATTATTTCTACCCCGCCTCCGACCAGATCGTGTCCGAGGCCGCGCGCCTGCGCTATCGCTCGGTGGGCGAATTCATCGCCCCGATGACGATCCGCATGCCCTGCGGCGGCGGCATCTACGGCGGCCAGACCCACAGCCAAAGCCCCGAAGCCATGTTCACGCAGGTCTGCGGGCTGCGCACGGTAATGCCGTCCAACCCCTATGACGCCAAGGGCCTGTTGATTGCGTCCATCGAGAACGATGACCCGGTGATCTTCCTGGAACCCAAGCGGCTGTATAACGGCCCCTTCGACGGCCACCATGATCGCCCCGTGACGCCGTGGACCGGCCGCCCGGGCAGCGTGGTGCCCACCGGTTACTACACCGTGCCGCTGGACACCGCCGCCATCGTGCGCCCCGGCAACGCGCTGACGGTGCTGACCTACGGCACCACGGTCTATGTGTCTCTGACCGCCGCCGAAGAAACCGGCATCGACGCCGAGGTCATCGACCTGCGCAGCCTGTGGCCGCTGGATCTGGAGACCATCGTCAATTCCGTGAAGAAGACCGGCCGCTGCGTCGTGGTGCACGAAGCCACGCGCACCTGCGGGTATGGCGCGGAATTGATTGCGCTGGTCCAAGAGCATTGCTTCCATCACCTGGAGGCGCCCGTCGAGCGCGTGACCGGTTGGGATACTCCCTATCCGCATGCGCAGGAATGGGCGTACTTCCCCGGCCCGCGGCGGGTTGGCGAAGCGTTCAAACGCGCGATGGAGGTGTGA
- a CDS encoding dihydrolipoamide acetyltransferase family protein, with the protein MGIHIIKMPDIGEGIAEVELVGWHVKVGDTVAEDQPLADVMTDKATVEIPSPVVGTVLALGGDVGQVMAVGGELIRLEVEGEGNVRPGSGAPGQGAPGQGASAAAKPAGGDASASTSTSTQAEAGGNAGGAAGAKAGGIAGQIAASMAPASASAAAPAQPKGNQQASAQSSRQAGHQPGQHAARSASAASTAPAVPRQPGDKPLASPAVRKRAWDLGIELRFVAGSGPAGRVMHEDLDAYLQSQGTGNAVRGGSAYVERHDQDVVPVIGLRRKIAQKMAESKRRIPHFSYVEEIDVTELEDLRVQLNQKWGESRGKLTLLPLLARAMVVALRDFPQINARYDDEGGVVTRYGAVHIGIATQSDGGLMVPVMRHAEARDLWSMAAEIGRLAQAVRSGTAGRDELTGSTITITSLGPLGGIVTTPVINHPEVGIVGVNRIVERPAFRNGAVVARKLMNLSSSFDHRVVDGMDAARFIQAVRALLEQPALLFVE; encoded by the coding sequence ATGGGCATTCATATCATCAAGATGCCCGACATCGGCGAAGGCATTGCCGAGGTCGAACTGGTGGGCTGGCACGTCAAGGTGGGCGACACGGTTGCCGAAGACCAGCCGCTGGCCGATGTGATGACCGACAAGGCCACGGTGGAAATCCCGTCGCCGGTCGTCGGCACAGTGCTCGCGCTGGGTGGTGACGTGGGCCAGGTGATGGCCGTGGGCGGGGAATTGATTCGCCTGGAAGTGGAAGGCGAGGGCAATGTGCGACCGGGCTCGGGCGCGCCGGGGCAGGGCGCGCCGGGGCAGGGCGCATCGGCAGCGGCCAAGCCGGCAGGCGGCGACGCGTCGGCGTCCACGTCCACGTCCACGCAAGCTGAAGCTGGCGGGAATGCCGGGGGGGCTGCTGGCGCGAAAGCGGGCGGCATCGCGGGCCAGATCGCCGCGTCCATGGCGCCGGCGTCTGCCTCGGCTGCTGCACCGGCCCAGCCCAAAGGCAATCAACAAGCCAGTGCGCAATCTTCTCGACAAGCGGGGCATCAACCCGGGCAACACGCCGCGCGGTCCGCATCCGCGGCGTCCACCGCGCCCGCCGTGCCGCGCCAGCCGGGCGATAAACCCTTGGCCTCGCCCGCCGTGCGCAAGCGCGCCTGGGACTTGGGTATCGAACTGCGCTTTGTTGCCGGCAGCGGCCCGGCCGGCCGCGTCATGCACGAAGACCTGGACGCCTATCTGCAATCGCAAGGCACAGGCAACGCGGTGCGCGGCGGGTCGGCGTATGTGGAACGCCATGACCAGGACGTGGTGCCCGTCATCGGTTTGCGCCGCAAGATCGCGCAGAAGATGGCCGAGTCCAAGCGCCGCATTCCGCACTTCAGCTACGTCGAGGAAATCGACGTGACCGAACTGGAAGACCTGCGCGTGCAGCTCAACCAAAAATGGGGCGAGTCGCGCGGCAAGCTGACCTTGCTGCCGTTGTTGGCGCGCGCCATGGTCGTGGCGTTGCGTGATTTTCCGCAGATCAATGCGCGCTATGACGACGAAGGTGGCGTGGTGACGCGTTACGGCGCCGTGCATATCGGCATCGCGACGCAAAGCGATGGCGGCCTGATGGTGCCCGTGATGCGACACGCCGAAGCGCGCGACCTGTGGTCCATGGCCGCCGAGATCGGACGCCTGGCGCAAGCGGTGCGCAGCGGCACGGCCGGGCGCGACGAGCTGACCGGGTCCACCATCACCATCACCAGCCTGGGGCCCTTGGGCGGCATCGTCACGACGCCGGTCATCAACCACCCCGAGGTCGGCATCGTCGGCGTGAACCGGATCGTTGAACGGCCCGCCTTCCGCAATGGCGCCGTGGTGGCGCGCAAGCTGATGAACCTGTCGTCGTCGTTCGACCACCGCGTGGTGGACGGCATGGACGCGGCGCGCTTCATCCAGGCGGTGCGCGCGCTGCTGGAACAACCCGCGCTGCTTTTCGTGGAGTAA
- the lpdA gene encoding dihydrolipoyl dehydrogenase has protein sequence MSQITKTTTLLVIGGGPGGYVAAIRAGQLGVPTILVEGAQLGGTCLNIGCIPSKALIHAAEEFDKARHYAGESALGISVSQPAIDITRTVSWKDGIVGKLTGGVGALLKKNGVQVVQGWASLLDGKTAEVATADGGTLRIQCEHLLLAAGSEPTPLVSMPFGGMVVSSTEALSPTSIPKQLVVVGGGYIGLELGTVYRKLGAQVAVVEAQDRILPTYDAELTKPVAAALTKMGVSLHLSRKVLGLNGAGDAVRIQDASGAETLLPADRVLIAVGRRPRTQGWGLESLQLDRKGNALRIDDQCRTSMRDVWAIGDIAGEPMLAHRAMAQGEMVAELVAGKRRHFQPASIPAVCFTDPEVVVAGLSPDDAQAAGLDCLAASFPFAANGRAMTLESTDGFVRVVARRDNHLIVGWQAVGRGVSELSTAFGQSLEMGATLEDVAGTIHAHPTLGEAVQEAALKALGHALHI, from the coding sequence ATGAGCCAGATCACAAAGACAACGACCTTGCTGGTGATCGGCGGCGGCCCCGGCGGGTACGTGGCCGCCATCCGCGCCGGCCAGCTGGGCGTGCCGACCATCCTGGTCGAAGGCGCGCAGCTGGGCGGCACCTGCCTGAACATCGGCTGCATCCCGTCCAAGGCGCTGATCCACGCGGCCGAGGAATTCGACAAGGCACGTCACTACGCAGGCGAGTCTGCCCTGGGTATCTCGGTATCCCAGCCCGCCATCGACATTACGCGCACGGTGTCCTGGAAGGACGGCATCGTGGGCAAGCTGACGGGCGGCGTGGGCGCGCTGCTGAAGAAAAACGGCGTGCAGGTGGTGCAGGGCTGGGCCAGCCTGCTGGACGGCAAGACGGCCGAAGTGGCCACCGCCGACGGCGGCACCTTGCGCATCCAGTGCGAACACCTGCTGCTGGCGGCCGGGTCCGAACCCACGCCGCTGGTGTCGATGCCGTTTGGCGGCATGGTGGTGTCGTCCACCGAGGCCTTGTCGCCCACGTCCATCCCCAAGCAGTTGGTGGTGGTGGGCGGCGGCTATATCGGCCTGGAACTGGGCACCGTGTACCGCAAACTGGGCGCGCAAGTTGCCGTGGTGGAAGCGCAGGACCGCATCCTGCCCACCTACGACGCCGAACTGACCAAGCCCGTCGCCGCCGCGCTGACCAAGATGGGTGTGTCGCTGCATCTGAGCCGCAAGGTGCTGGGCCTGAACGGCGCGGGCGATGCGGTGCGCATCCAGGATGCGTCAGGCGCCGAAACCCTATTGCCGGCCGACCGCGTGCTGATCGCCGTGGGCCGCCGGCCGCGCACGCAGGGTTGGGGCCTGGAAAGCCTGCAACTGGACCGCAAGGGCAATGCGCTGCGTATCGACGACCAATGCCGCACGTCGATGCGCGACGTCTGGGCCATTGGCGATATCGCCGGTGAACCGATGCTGGCGCACCGCGCGATGGCGCAGGGCGAGATGGTGGCGGAACTGGTGGCGGGCAAGCGCCGCCACTTTCAGCCGGCCTCCATTCCCGCCGTGTGCTTCACCGACCCGGAAGTCGTGGTGGCGGGCTTGTCGCCCGATGATGCCCAGGCCGCGGGGCTGGACTGCCTGGCCGCGTCCTTCCCGTTTGCCGCCAATGGCCGCGCCATGACGCTGGAGTCCACCGACGGCTTTGTCCGCGTGGTGGCACGGCGCGACAACCATCTGATTGTGGGCTGGCAAGCGGTGGGGCGCGGCGTGTCGGAATTGTCGACGGCGTTCGGCCAGTCGCTGGAAATGGGCGCCACGCTGGAAGACGTGGCGGGCACCATCCACGCGCATCCGACGCTGGGCGAAGCCGTTCAGGAAGCCGCGTTGAAAGCGCTGGGCCACGCGCTGCACATCTGA